Proteins encoded within one genomic window of Macaca thibetana thibetana isolate TM-01 chromosome 3, ASM2454274v1, whole genome shotgun sequence:
- the FAM220A gene encoding protein FAM220A yields MRDRRGSLGTCLAQVQQARGGDSNKLSYSLKKRMPMEGLWPADAPSWMNKPVVDGNSQSEALSLEMRKDPSGAGLWLHGGGPVLPYVKESVRRNPASAATRSTAVGLLPAPTECFAQVACSGVEALKRDWLGGGARATDGHRGQCPKGEPRVSRLLCHQKLPEMGSFQDDPPNALPKGLGSELEPSCLHSVLSATLHACPEVLLNDETKRVFLDRLKPMFSKQTMEFKKMLKNTLDGLQITLGLLALQPFELANSLCHS; encoded by the coding sequence ATGAGGGACAGAAGGGGGTCCCTCGGCACCTGCCTGGCACAAGTGCAGCAGGCCAGAGGAGGTGACTCGAACAAACTGTCATACAGCCTTAAGAAAAGAATGCCGATGGAGGGCCTTTGGCCTGCAGATGCACCCTCCTGGATGAATAAGCCTGTGGTTGATGGAAATTCACAGAGTGAGGCATTATCACTGGAAATGAGAAAGGATCCGAGCGGGGCTGGCCTCTGGCTTCACGGTGGTGGCCCAGTGCTTCCATACGTGAAAGAATCAGTAAGAAGAAATCCAGCCTCAGCAGCCACTCGGAGCACAGCCGTGGGTTTGCTCCCTGCTCCAACAGAGTGTTTTGCTCAGGTGGCCTGCAGTGGTGTTGAAGCTCTGAAGCGGGACTGGCTTGGAGGAGGGGCCAGGGCCACCGACGGCCACAGAGGACAGTGCCCCAAAGGAGAGCCTCGGGTGTCACGACTGCTATGCCATCAAAAACTGCCGGAAATGGGAAGTTTTCAGGATGACCCACCAAATGCTCTTCCCAAGGGTCTGGGCTCTGAGTTGGAACCCTCTTGCCTGCACTCCGTCCTGTCTGCAACACTGCACGCGTGTCCCGAAGTGCTCCTGAATGATGAGACAAAACGAGTTTTCCTTGACCGTTTAAAGCCCATGTTTTCAAAGCAAACGATGGAATTCAAGAAAATGCTTAAAAACACCTTGGATGGTCTGCAGATAACACTGGGGTTACTGGCTCTGCAACCTTTTGAATTAGCAAATTCATTATGCCATAGTTAA